The genomic interval ATCTTCGCCGGCTGGAAGTCCTCCAGATTGCCCAGCAGATACCGCAGGGTATTGCGAATCTTTCGGTAGGCCTCCTGCAGCCGTCCGATGAGTTCATCGCTGCAGCGCATATCCTCCTGATAATTGACGCTGGCCACCCAGAGCCGCAGGATGTCGGCGCCGTATTTTTCAATCTCCTCCAGGGCACTGACATAGTTGCCCGCGGATTTGGACTGCTTCATCCCCTTTTCATCAACGGTAAAGCCGTGTGTAAGAACCGTCTTGAACGGCGCCTTGCCGACCGCCCCCAGCGCCGGCAGCAGCGACAGCTGAAACCACCCGCGGTGCTGGTCGGAGCCCTCCAGATACAAATCGACCGGAATCGGCCAGCCGGCCTTGACGGCGACGGAATGCCAGCTGCAGCCGGATTCAAACCATACATCAAAGATATTCTCCTCCTTATGCAGGTCGTCCCAGGAGAAGCCCTCCGGCAGCGGGAAGTCTTCGCCGAGCAGCTGACGCGGCGTATCCGTAAACCAGCTGTCGGAGCCCTTTTGCCCGATGGTGCGGGCGACCGCCAGCACAGACTCGCGCGTCAGCAGCACCTTGCCCTGACTGTTGGTAAAGGCCGGAATCGGCAGCCCCCAGGCCCGCTGGCGGCTGATGCACCAGTCCGGACGCGTTTCGAGCATCCCGCGGATGCGCTTTTCGCCCCAGGCGGGAATCCAGCGGACCTGTCCGATTTGTTCGAGGGCCATCTGCCGCAGCGACTTGCCGAAGGCGGCGGCGGGTCGGTCCACACTGATAAACCACTGCTCCGTAGCGCGGAAGATGACGGGCATCTTGCTCCTCCAGCAGTGCGGATAACTGTGAACGATTTTCTCCTCGTGCACCAGCAGACCGATTTGACGGAGATGCTCGTTGACCGCCGGGTCCACCTGCAGGACATTTTTGCCCGCCAGCCAGGCCGGAACGCTCTGGTCGTAGCAGCCGTCATCCTGAACGGGCGAATAGACCGCCAGATTGTTGTTCAGTCCGGCCTGATAGTCCTCCTCGCCGTGGCCGGGGGCGATATGCACAATGCCGGTGCCGTCTTCCGTCGTCACAAACGTTTCGTTAATCGCAAACCAGGCGTCTTTGTCCGTCGGGTTCTTCTCCACAAAGGGATGACGGTACCGCAGCCCTTTGAATTCGCTGCCGAGCCGCGGGGCGCTGACGGTATAAGTCCCCTCCGTCAGGCCCGCCGCCGCCAGAACCGCCTCCAGACGGCTCTTGCAGACAATCGAGGCCCATTTCCGGCCGTTCCTGGTGTACGACAGACAGACATACTCCAGATGCGGATGCAAGGCCACCGCCAGATTGGCCGCCAGCGTCCAGGGCGTCGTTGTCCAAATCATAAAGCAGACCGTGCTGTCCGCATCGGCCAGCCCCATCTGACGCACCCGGGCCGCCGACGCCTCCTCCAGCGGAAAGTTCACATAGATGCTCGGCGAGGCAATATCTTTGTATTCGAGTTCCGCATCCGCCAGGGCCGTCTGGCAGCCCACCGACCAATGGATGGGCTTGAGCTGCTTATACACCAGCCCATTGCCGACCAGCTCCGCAAAGATTTCGAGAATCCCCTGCTCATACTGCGGCTTGAGCGTCAGATACGGATTAGCAAAATCCCCAAAAACGCCCAGCGACTGAAACTGCTTGGTTTGCAGTTTGACGTACTTGCTTGCGTATTTATGACAGTGCCGGCGGATTTCGAGTTTGCTCATCGTGCGGGCGGACTCGCCCAGTTCGGCCATCACCTTCACTTCTATCGGCAGACCGTGGCAGTCCCAGCCGGGCACATAGGGACAGAGAAAGCCGCTCATCGTCTTGTACTTGACGACAAAGTCTTTGAGCACCTTGTTGATGACGTGTCCCATGTGGATATCGCCGTTGGCGTACGGCGGGCCGTCGTGGAGCACATACAAGGGCGCCCCCTGCCGTGCCTGGAGGATTTTGCCGTAGATGTCCTCTTTCTCCCAAACCTTCCGCTGCTGCGGCTCGCGCTGGACGAGGTTGGCCTTCATCGCAAAACTCGTCTGCGGCAGATTTAACGTATGACGATACCCTGTTTTCTCTGTATCCGACATAATCGACCCTTAATTAAAAAGAAATACCCAGTCTATCGCGTTTGCCTCATTCTGTCAAGGAAGAGCGGCTCGAGGACAAACGGATGCCGTTTTTGCGGTTTAAACGATTGTCGGCCGGGCGAAATTGGATTATAACAGAGGCGGAAAACCGACGTCTGAAGGGTTTTCAAACGTCCAAAACCTGCGTCAGGAGGTATGCTTATGAAGAGAAGAGAGTTTCTGGCGGCGGCGGGGATGACCGCGGCGGCCGCCCTGACCCGTCCTGTTTCCCTGTTCGGCATGCCCGCCGTCCCCTCTGCCCGCAAAAAGCGAATCGTGCTGGTCGGCACCGGTGTGCGGGGCATTTCGCTGTGGGGCAAAACCCTGCTGGAAAAACACGGTGACCTGCTGGAGTTTGTCGGACTGTGCGACATCAATCCCGGCCGGGCGGCCTACGCCAAAACCTACATGGGCGTCGATTGCCCGACCTTTACAAACTTTGAGCAGATGATGGACCGGACCAAACCGGATGCCGTAATCGTTACGACTGTGGACGGCACGCATCACGAATTCATCATCAAAGGCCTCGAAATGGGGGCCGAAGTGATTACGGAAAAGCCGATGACCACCGACGAGGACAAGTGCCGCAAAATCCTCCAGGCGGAAAAACGCACCGGCCGCAAGGTGCATGTGGGCTTTAATTACCGCTACGGCACGCATTTTACAAAAATCAAAGAGATTCTGGCTTCCGGACGAATCGGCCGGCTGACCTCCGTGGATTTTCACTGGTACCTGAACACCGATCACGGGGCATCGTATTTTCGGCGATGGCACGGCATCCGCAAGCACAGCGGCACGCTGCTGGTGCACAAGGCCACACACCATTTTGACCTGCTGAACTGGTGGATTGATTCGGACCCGATTGAGGTGCATGCCTTCGGGGCGCTGGAGCATTACGGACACAACAACCCGTTCCGTCATACGCACTGCCGGCCCTGTCCGCACAAGGACAAGTGCCGCTTTTTCTGGGACATCACCAAAAATAACCATCTGATGAACCTGTATGTCGCCAATGAAAAGTACGACGGCTATCTGCGGGATGCGTGCCTGTGGCGTCCGGAGATTGACATCTTTGACAAGATGGCCGTGCAGATCAAATACGCCAACGGTGTGCAGGTAAGTTATTCGCTGACGACCTATTCGCCCTTTGAGGGCTGGCAGATTGCCTTTAACGGCTTTGAAGGCCGGCTGGACAGCTGGGACGGGATTCCGTGGGAGAAGGGACTGCAGATGCCCAGTCAGGACCAGCTGCATGCGATGGAGATGAAGCAAGACCTTGAAGAGGACCCGACCCGGTTTAACTCGATTATGGTTTCCCAAAACTTCGGTGGGGTCGAACAGGTCAAAGTGCCGAAGGTGTACGGCGGACACGGCGGCGGGGATGCGCGGCTGCGTGAGCGGCTGTTTGCAGCGCCGAATGCGCCGGACCCGCTGGGGCATGCGGCCGGCAGCCGGGACGGGGCCATGTCGATTCTGGTTGGGATTGCCGCCCGCAAGAGCATCGATACCGGCAAGCCCGTGAAAATCAAAGACCTGACGGACCTGGTGCCGCAGGTCAAACGCATCCAGGCCGTATAGCCCTGCGGACGCTGCGGACATTTTGGCTGCGGTGCATTTTTGCCGGGTTAGAACAGTAGAAGGAAAAGAATGTTTTCTATATATAGGAGAGGTTCTGTCCTGTTTTAGAAACAGACTGCTCTAAACGGAGCATTTTTTCCTTCATTGCAACGCCTCCCTCGGCGGAAAAACCACCCACAGTCCCATCGGCGCGGATGACTCGATGACATGGGACAATCAGCGGCAGCGGGTTGGCCGCGAGTGCTCGGCCGACGGCCCGTGAGGCCTTCGGAAAGCCGGCTTGAAGGGCTAATTTGCCATATGTTGTTAATTGGCCGTATCTTACGTTTTTCAGTTCCTCAAATACTTTTTTGAAAAACTCCGAGAATCCCTCGTAGGAAATCGGGACGCCGGCGAAATCTGTTGGTTTCCCCTCGAAATACTCCTGTATTCTTTTTTGGAGTTCTTTCTTATAATCCGATTTCCGACGGGCCGTTTGTCCGTTCAAAAGGGTTGCGGAAACATCCTGCGGGTTCGGCAAAGGAAGGCATGTGCGTGCCAAAACCTTCTCAGTGCCGAGTATCCCGAACCAGCCGAAAGCGGTTTCAAATATGGAATAATATAGAGCCATAATGCCCGTTATAAGTCTTTGTTTCGCTCCAGCGGAAAAGCGGTTGACGAACAGCGGAAAATATGATAAATATTTTCGTTTCCTGATAAAGGGAGATTTTCTGTCTTTATCCAAGAAACGCGGTGATTGGGGCAATGACCTTAGAGGATTTACGAAAGCAGATTGATTTGATCGATGAGAAACTCGTCGAGTTAATCAATCAGCGCGCGCAGCTGGCCGTGGAAATCGGCAAACTCAAACAGAACCGCAATGACCCGGTCTATGTGCCGCACCGGGAAAAGGAGGTTCTGGATAAGATTGCCGCCCTGAACAAGGGCCCGCTGCCGAATAAAGCCCTGTTTGCGGTCTGGCGGGAGCTGATGAGCGGCTCGCTTTGTCTGGAACAGCCGCTTCGAATCGGTTTTTTGGGCCCCAAGGGCAGCTTCAGCCACAACGCCGCCATCTTAAAATTCGGTCAGAGTGTCGATTATGAAGCCCTGGCGGATATTCGCGCAATCTTCGAAGAGGTGAGCAAAGGGCACTGCCACTTCGGGATTGTTCCGATTGAAAACTCTGCGGGCGGAGGCGTTCGGGAATCGCTGGATGCCTTTATTGAAACCGACGTGATGGTTTGCGCCGAACTGCACATGGCCATCCACCACAACCTGATGGCCAACTGTCCGATGGCCCAGATTACGAAAATCTACTCGCAGCCGGAGGTCTTCGCCCAGTGCCGCAACTGGCTGGCGGCCACGTTCAAGGACGCCCAGACAATACCGGTGGCTTCTTCCTCGAAAGCGGCCCAGCTGGCCGCCGAAGAGCCCGGCGCCGCCGCCATTGCCTCCGCCATCGCTGCGGAAATCTACGGGCTGAAAATCCTCTGCGAGGATATCGAGGATATTTCCAGCAACGTCACCCGGTTTCTGATACTCGGCAAACAGGATGCCCAGCCGACCGGCGATGACAAGACCATTATCCTGTTCAGCACGGCGCATCGGACGGGGGCTCTGGTGGACGTGCTGAATGTGTTCAAAGAGTACAACATCAACATGACGAATATCGGCTCGCGGCCCAACAAAAAACGCGAGTGGGAATACTACTTTTTTGTGGACTTTCTCGGGCACCGGCTGGATGACAACGTCCGCAAGGCGCTTGAGGAAGCCAAGAAACATTGTCTGCAGCTGTCGGTACTGGGCAGTTTTCCGCGCAACACGGTGGTTTTGTAGCCCAGTTGGATGAAATGAAAACGGAAAACCAAAACAGGAGACCCCTATGAGAACCTTGTTCCTGGCCGGGAACTGGAAAATGAACACAAACAGCGCCACGTCTGTGAATCTGGCAGCCGGTCTGGTTCGTGAACTGGCCCCGATTCAGAATGTCCGCATCGCCGTCTGTCCTCCGTTCGTGTATCTGCAGTCCGTGGCGGCGGCGCTGAGCGCTTCCCAGATTGAACTGGGGGCCCAGGATGTCTATTACGAAGGAAATGGAGCCTTCACCGGGGAAATCAGCTGCGAGATGCTCAAGGACTGCGGCTGCACGTATGTGATTATCGGCCACTCGGAGCGGCGGCACATCCTCGGAGAGACCGACCGGCTCATCAATCTGAAAATCAAGGCCGCAATCAGCGCCGGGCTGAAGCCGATTTTCTGCGTGGGCGAACTGCTCGAAGAGCGGGACAACGGCAAGACGTTCGACGTGGTCGAACAGCAGATTCGAAAGGGGCTGGAGGGGCTTTCGGCCGAGCAGGTCAAAACGGTCACGATAGCCTATGAGCCGGTCTGGGCCATCGGCACCGGACGGAATGCAACGCCCCAGCAGGCCCAGGAAGTTCACGAACGCATCCGCCGGCAGCTGGGGGACATGTACGGCCGGGAGCTGGCGGAAAAAATGACGATTCAGTACGGCGGCTCCGCCAAGCCCGCCAACACGGCGGAACTGCTTGCGCAGCCGGATGTGGATGGTCTTCTGGTCGGCGGGGCCAGTCTGAAGGTGGAAGACTTTGCGGCGATGGTGAAAACAGCCGCCGCCCTGAAAAAATAACCCTTTGCAAAAGGAATGGGATGTATGAGCACAACGCTGGCAGTGATGTCCTTTCTGACAAGTGTTCTGATGGTGCTGTTTCTTCTGGTTGCCGTGCTGCTGATTCTGGTGATTCTGATCCAGAAAGGCAAAGGCGGCGGACTGGGGGCGATGTTCGGCGGGATGGGGGCTTCCAGTCTGCTGGGGTCCAAAACCGGCGACGTGCTGACCTGGATTACCATCAGTCTGGTGGCTGCATTTCTGGTGCTGGGGGTTCTGCTGGACAAGACTCTGAAGGTTCAGGCCCGACAGGTTCCGTCCGCTGCGCCGGCTGCTTCGGCACCGAGCGGCAGTCCGGAAGCGCCGGCTTCTTCGGAACAGCCGGGCGCGCCAGCCGCTCCGGCAGCCGAGACACCGGCTCCGGCGGCACCGGAAGCGGCCAAGCCGTCTTCGCCAACTCCTCCTGCGCAAAATCCGTAATTGGACCGCAAGGAAGACAGGGCTATGGTCAGCAGTATGACAGGGTTCGGACAGGCGGCGGCGGAGGTGGACGGTGTGCTCTATACCGTGGAAATCCGCTCGCTGAATAACCGCTACCTGAAGACGCAGCTGAGACTGCCGGATATCGCCGCCTTTTTGGAAGACGACCTGGACAAGCTGCATCGCGAACAGTTTCATCGGGGCAGCATCAATTACTCGCTGCGGATGAAAAATGTCAGCGGCCAGGCCCTGATTGACATTGATGACCAGGCCCTTCGGACGTATATGGCGCGGCTGACGGCCCTCGTCGGCGGCGACAGCGGCCCTTTTCGGGTTGATTTGGCTTCCCTGCTGACGCTGCCCGGGATTGTCCAGCCGAGCACGCCGGATTTGGAAACGCTCGAGAAAATCCGTCAGACGGTTCTGGATTTGACCCGGCAGGCCTTTGAACGGCTCAAAGAAACACGGCTGGAAGAAGGCAAGCTGCTGGCGGAGGACCTGCGGACCAACTGTGCGGCTATCCGGGAAAAACTGGCTTTGATTCGGCAGCGCAAGGATGCCGTCGTGGAAGAATATCACCAGCGGCTTCGCAAGCGGGCGTCGGACCTTCTGGCTCAGGCCCAGCTGGAGATGGACCAGGCCCTGCTGGCCCGCGAGGTGGCCATCTTTGCGGAGCGGTCGGATATCTCGGAGGAGCTGATACGCCTCGAAACGCATCTGAACCATTTTGAGGCGTGCCTGGAGGGGGATGAGCCGGCCGGACGCCGGCTGGATTTTATCGCACAGGAGCTGCTGCGCGAGGCCAACACCATCGCCAGCAAGGCCTCCGACGCCCTGATTGCCCAGTGGGTGATCGATATCAAATGCGCCGTGGACCGCATCAAGGAACAGGTGCAGAACATTGAATAGACCGGAACGTGCCGTCATGACGAACGCTTCCAATAAAAAAGGCAAGCTGGTGATTTTGTCCGGGCCGTCCGGCGTCGGCAAGACCTCCATCAGCCGGGAAATCATCCGGCGGCTGGGGGCCTATTTCAGCGTGTCGCTGACGACCCGGCCCATTGGGGCCGGCGAGCGGGACGGCGTGGATTACCATTTCGTCTCGAAAGAAGAATTTGAGCGGGCGCTGGCTAACAACGAACTGCTTGAGCATGCGTGCGTATTCGGGAATTATTACGGCACGCCGCGCCGGCCGGTGGAGGAGGCGCTGGCGGCCGGGCGCATCGCCCTGCTTGAAATCGACGTGGACGGTGCCCGGCAGGTTGTCCGGCATTTTCCGGATGCGATTACGATTTTCATCCTGCCGCCGCGGCTGGAGGACCTGGCCAAGCGGCTGAACGCCCGCAACCGGGGCGAGGATGAACAGGCCCGGCTCAAGCGGCTTCAGCGGGCTCAGGAGGAAATCGCGGCGGCGGCCAGGGAGTACAAATACCGTGTCGTCAACGATGACCTGAACAGGGCCATCGAAGAGGTGATACAAATCATCCAAAATGAACCGAAATAAGCAGGAGAATAAACGATGATTGAAGAACTCAAGGACACAGCCATTATCAAGAAGGTCGGCGGACGGTTTAAATTGTCGGCGATTATCCAGAAGCGTCTGCTGGAAATGATGGAAGGGGGGCGGCCGCTGATTGAAAACACCGAAGGAATGACGCCGATGGAAATCGTCATTGAAGAGATTAAGCAGGACAAAATCGCTCCGGACTACGGCACGCCGGCGGAAAAACCGAAGAAAGAGCCGTTTTAATGTGTTTTTTAAACCCAAAGAAGGACCTTTCTGTGTCGGTTAAGGAAGTGTTCGACAAGTCGCTGTCCGAAAAGAGAATGAACTGGATTCCCGCCTGCGCGGGAATGACAGAGGCTGCGGGAAGGACAGAGACTGCGGGAAGGACAGAGGCTGCGGGAAGGACAGAGGCTGCGGGAAGGACAGAGGTCGCGGGAATGACAGAGGCTGCGGGAANNNNNNNNNNNNNNNNNNNNNNNNNNNNNNNNNNNNNNNNNNNNNNNNNNNNNNNNNNNNNNNNNNNNNNNNNNNNNNNNNNNNNNNNNNNNNNNNNNNNCGCGGGAATGACAGAGGCTGCGGGAAGGACAGAGACTGCGGGAAGGACAGAGGCTGCGGGAAGGACAGAGGTCGCGGGAAGGACAGAGGCTGCGGGAAGGACAGAGGTCGCGGGAATGACAGAGGCTGCGGGAATGACAGAGGCTGCGGGAAGGACAGAGACTGCGGGAAGGACTTACGGCTTTATGAGATTTTAGGAATCCCTTCAATGGCGGCGGACCTGAGCATTTTGGCGAATAAGAAGATTGTGCTCGGCGTGTCGGGCGGAATAGCGGCGTACAAGGCGGCGGATTTGGCCAGCAAACTCACCTCCGCCGGTGCGGCGGTCCGAACGATTCTCACCGAGGCCGCTCAGAAACTGATTACCGCCAAGACCTTTGAGGCCCTGACCGGCCAGCCGGTCTATACCGACCTGTGGTCGACACCGGAGGAGTTCCAGATTGGACATGTCCAGACGGCCGACTGGGCGGATGCGCTGGTTGTTGCACCCGCCACCGCCGATATCCTGGCCAAAACCGCCGCGGGGATTTGCGACGACCTGTTGAGCACAACCCTGTGCGTCTGCTGGGAAAAGCCGATTCTGATGGCGCCGGCGATGAACACCCGAATGTGGACGAATCCGGCCACCCGGCAGAACGTCCAAACCCTCACGACACGAAATATCCGCTTTGTCGGGCCCGCCGCCGGCCGTCTGGCCTGCGGTACCGAAGGCATCGGGCGAATGGCTGAGCCGGCGGAAATCCTCGATGCCCTTGCCCAACTCTTTCAAAAATAACCCGCCTCCTTCTTCAAAAAAAACAGTACCTCCGCTTTCTTTTCATTGATATACTCAGCGGCGAGATTTGCTGCTGTTCTGACGAGACGACAGACACAGAATTATCATTACTGCGGAGGCACAAAAATGAAGACATTCACTGCAAACTCGAAATCTGTTTTCTTTTTATTTGTTCTTTTTGGAACAATTGGGCTGCTTTCCTTTGCTGCCGTTTCAGAAAGGAGCCGGGAATATGAGATTTCCGTACCGCCTTACAAAAGTGATCTGGTGCGAATGATTGAGGCGTATGAACGGCTCAGCGACCAGTATCTGGCACTGGTTCAGCAGCACCTGTTGAAGATGGATGCGGATAATCAGGCCCTTTTGAAAAAACTGGACGCTCTCGAGAAAAAACTGGACGAGCTGAACCGGAAAATAGAGCGTCTGCTCCCGTCCGAGTCCCCTGCCGCCGAACGAACCTCCCCGTAAAAAAGTCGGAACCTGCCGTCGGCTGTTTTCGTATCTATTGCCGTCTTCCGGAGATACAAAATGCTGAATCGGACCCCTACGAGAGCCCTTATTTTGCTTTGGCCTGCTTTGACAGCCGCCGTCCTGTTGGGCAGTCCTGCGGCGGCGGATTTCTTTCTGATTTATCAATATGAACTGGAGCGTTCGTCCGTCCGGTTTTACACGGACATTCGGGACGGCCGGCCTGGAATTGTCGCGGAGTTTGCCGGCACAAAGGACCTGCACTACTATGCCTCCGCCAAAACGGCCCCGGCACCCGGAGTCGAGCTGAAAATCGTTGTATCCGCCGAAGGCATCCGCTTCGGCAAACCCATCTTCCCGACGCCCAGTCTGTTTCGGGAGGAAGCCCTCAATCAGGATGTAGAAGTCTTCGCAGGCAATTTTCAAATCTTTGTGCCGGCTGAGTCAGGGTTTCAGACGGCCTCCGGACCGGTGGAGATTACGCTGAGCGGCCTGGCCTGCACGAGCAAACTCTGTCTGACGCCGTTCCGCAAAACTTTTCGGGGTGTGCTCCGTCCCGCAGCCGACTCGTCCGGCCTGCCGAAACTGGAGCAAATTACGGAGGCGGATTCCGGCGGCGTGTTTATCCCCACCCAGCCCCAAGCAGAGTCTTCGCTGGCTGGGATGCTGGAGGGCTGGACGGAAGATGCGGCCGGACAGCCGACACGTCGGACGTCCCTGTTTTACTTTCTGCTGGCGATTCCGGCCGGTCTGTCCATCAACCTGATGCCCTGTGTGCTTCCGATTCTTCCGCTGATTATTCTGCGTCTGATTGCCAACGCCAAAGAATCGCCGGCCCGCCGTTTTGCCCTCGGGCTGGCCTTCTGCGGCGGGATTGTGCTGTTTTTTGCCGTGTTTGCGGTGTTGGCGGTGCTGATTCAGATGACGACCGGCGCTGTGATTGATCTGAACTCACTGTATCGGCAGCCGAACGCCGTGATTGTCCTGTTTCTGCTGCTGGTGTTTTTTGCGCTGGCGTTTCTGGATGTGATTTCGTTTACGCTGCCGTCTTCGCTGGCCGGCCCGCAGCAGACCGCCGGCGGAATCCTCGGTTCCGTCGGAATGGGCTTCTTTGCCGGACTTTTGAGCACTCCGTGCAGCGGGGCCCTGCTGGGAGCGGTGCTGGTGTGGGCGCAGTCTCAGCCGCCCGCGGTCGGCAGCAGCGCAATTGTGCTGATGGGGACGGGGATGGCCCTGCCGTATCTGGTGCTGGTGAGCATGCCTAAGCTGCTCGACCGGCTGCCCAAACCGGGGCCCTGGATGGACCTGATGAAAAAGACCGGCGGGTTTCTGCTGCTGATTCTGGCGGTGAAATTTACCCTGACCGCTCTGGACAAAGAGCGGCTGATTAACGTCCTTTTGTACGGCGTGATTTTTGCCTTTTGTGTGTGGATGTGGGGACAGTGGGTTTCGGCGGTGACTCCGGCCGGCCGGCGGAGAACCGTTCGGGCGGCGGCGCTGCTGGTGGCGGCGGGCTGCGGTTTTTGGCTCCTGCCCGCTGAACCGCCCGCCGCTGTGAACTGGCAGCCCTATGACGCCGTCAGGATTGAACAGGCCCTCGAAGACGGACAGGTTGTGCTGATTAAGTTTACCGCCGACTGGTGCACAAACTGCAAGATTGTGGAGCGCAAGGTCTATCAGCGGCCGGACATCGCCAAACTGCTGTCCGAGCGGAATATCCTGACCGTCAAGGCCGATACAACCCAAGCGGATTTTCCGGCCTCCGGCGACCTCAAACGCGTCTTCGGCGAGGCCGGCAACCTGCCGGTCACCATCCTGCTCAATCCAAAAACCCGAACCCTGCTGAAACTCCGCGGCATCTTTGAACCCGAGCAGCTGCTGGAGGCCGTCCGACAGATTCCCTGACCGATGCTCTTGAAAAAACAATGTGTTTCCTGTAAGATTCGTTTCAGGGGGGTGTTTGAGGGAAGAAATCCGATGAGTCTGATTGCGGGCTGTTTCTGCCTGAAAGGACAACCAAAAGGAGAAGCTTGTTTCGAAAAGATAAAGGCGTATCCACTCCTTCTGAAGGACAGCGGAAAGCCGTATGAGCTGATTTATGAGAAGACGCCGCAGGCGGTTCTGCTGGCCAAATACCGACAGACGCAGCCGCCCCAGCTGTTCTTTGGACAAACGCAGGACCTGCTCATTTTGACACTGGGCTACCACGACCTGTCTTATCCGCCGGCCTGGGCGGAAGGATTGACACTCGAACAGGCAGCCGAACGGGTTCAGAACAGTCAAGGACAGTTCGTCTCGGTCCTGGCTGACCGGCGGCAGGCACAAATCAAAATCGTCAACAATCGATACGGCACAAGAGCGTTTTATTATCTGCTCGACGGCGATACACTCTGGTTTGCTTCCAACATCACCTTTCTGATTCATTTGTGCGGGCAGAAGGCCCGACCGGACCCGGTTGGGGTTCTCCAGATTGCCTGCTACGGGCACACAATCAGCCCCCGCACGCACACCCAAGGCGTGCGCCGGCTGTTTCCGGCCACCTGTCTTTCTGTATCCCCCGCAGGCATTCAGGAAAAAACTTATTGGCATCTCGGCTATGATGTGTCCGAAGACCTGGAACCGGATTCGTATGCGGAGGACGTGTTTGAAACCTTTGCGCAATCGGTGGGCCGATGCATGGCCCGCTC from Anaerohalosphaeraceae bacterium carries:
- the pheA gene encoding prephenate dehydratase gives rise to the protein MIGAMTLEDLRKQIDLIDEKLVELINQRAQLAVEIGKLKQNRNDPVYVPHREKEVLDKIAALNKGPLPNKALFAVWRELMSGSLCLEQPLRIGFLGPKGSFSHNAAILKFGQSVDYEALADIRAIFEEVSKGHCHFGIVPIENSAGGGVRESLDAFIETDVMVCAELHMAIHHNLMANCPMAQITKIYSQPEVFAQCRNWLAATFKDAQTIPVASSSKAAQLAAEEPGAAAIASAIAAEIYGLKILCEDIEDISSNVTRFLILGKQDAQPTGDDKTIILFSTAHRTGALVDVLNVFKEYNINMTNIGSRPNKKREWEYYFFVDFLGHRLDDNVRKALEEAKKHCLQLSVLGSFPRNTVVL
- the tpiA gene encoding triose-phosphate isomerase, with product MRTLFLAGNWKMNTNSATSVNLAAGLVRELAPIQNVRIAVCPPFVYLQSVAAALSASQIELGAQDVYYEGNGAFTGEISCEMLKDCGCTYVIIGHSERRHILGETDRLINLKIKAAISAGLKPIFCVGELLEERDNGKTFDVVEQQIRKGLEGLSAEQVKTVTIAYEPVWAIGTGRNATPQQAQEVHERIRRQLGDMYGRELAEKMTIQYGGSAKPANTAELLAQPDVDGLLVGGASLKVEDFAAMVKTAAALKK
- a CDS encoding YicC/YloC family endoribonuclease codes for the protein MVSSMTGFGQAAAEVDGVLYTVEIRSLNNRYLKTQLRLPDIAAFLEDDLDKLHREQFHRGSINYSLRMKNVSGQALIDIDDQALRTYMARLTALVGGDSGPFRVDLASLLTLPGIVQPSTPDLETLEKIRQTVLDLTRQAFERLKETRLEEGKLLAEDLRTNCAAIREKLALIRQRKDAVVEEYHQRLRKRASDLLAQAQLEMDQALLAREVAIFAERSDISEELIRLETHLNHFEACLEGDEPAGRRLDFIAQELLREANTIASKASDALIAQWVIDIKCAVDRIKEQVQNIE
- the ileS gene encoding isoleucine--tRNA ligase, which translates into the protein MSDTEKTGYRHTLNLPQTSFAMKANLVQREPQQRKVWEKEDIYGKILQARQGAPLYVLHDGPPYANGDIHMGHVINKVLKDFVVKYKTMSGFLCPYVPGWDCHGLPIEVKVMAELGESARTMSKLEIRRHCHKYASKYVKLQTKQFQSLGVFGDFANPYLTLKPQYEQGILEIFAELVGNGLVYKQLKPIHWSVGCQTALADAELEYKDIASPSIYVNFPLEEASAARVRQMGLADADSTVCFMIWTTTPWTLAANLAVALHPHLEYVCLSYTRNGRKWASIVCKSRLEAVLAAAGLTEGTYTVSAPRLGSEFKGLRYRHPFVEKNPTDKDAWFAINETFVTTEDGTGIVHIAPGHGEEDYQAGLNNNLAVYSPVQDDGCYDQSVPAWLAGKNVLQVDPAVNEHLRQIGLLVHEEKIVHSYPHCWRSKMPVIFRATEQWFISVDRPAAAFGKSLRQMALEQIGQVRWIPAWGEKRIRGMLETRPDWCISRQRAWGLPIPAFTNSQGKVLLTRESVLAVARTIGQKGSDSWFTDTPRQLLGEDFPLPEGFSWDDLHKEENIFDVWFESGCSWHSVAVKAGWPIPVDLYLEGSDQHRGWFQLSLLPALGAVGKAPFKTVLTHGFTVDEKGMKQSKSAGNYVSALEEIEKYGADILRLWVASVNYQEDMRCSDELIGRLQEAYRKIRNTLRYLLGNLEDFQPAKMTVPYAELLPLDQWAMEALQKLIVQVRQAYEDFAFHRVFSLLYNFCVVEMSSIYMDVLKDRMYCDGTNSRSRRSGQTVMYAILDALIRMLAPILVHTAEEAWAAVPFKSEPLDSVHLAKMPQPDASIPWEANEPKWQKILAVRDEVLRVLEPLRKNQVIGSNQEAWVQLTLPEEEFALLEQLGAQTFASLCIVSGVTFEKGPVLKAAADRSPYPKCQRCWNYWPTVGRNAEYPDLCARCIQVLQNTTGKAL
- the secG gene encoding preprotein translocase subunit SecG — encoded protein: MSTTLAVMSFLTSVLMVLFLLVAVLLILVILIQKGKGGGLGAMFGGMGASSLLGSKTGDVLTWITISLVAAFLVLGVLLDKTLKVQARQVPSAAPAASAPSGSPEAPASSEQPGAPAAPAAETPAPAAPEAAKPSSPTPPAQNP
- a CDS encoding Gfo/Idh/MocA family oxidoreductase, whose translation is MKRREFLAAAGMTAAAALTRPVSLFGMPAVPSARKKRIVLVGTGVRGISLWGKTLLEKHGDLLEFVGLCDINPGRAAYAKTYMGVDCPTFTNFEQMMDRTKPDAVIVTTVDGTHHEFIIKGLEMGAEVITEKPMTTDEDKCRKILQAEKRTGRKVHVGFNYRYGTHFTKIKEILASGRIGRLTSVDFHWYLNTDHGASYFRRWHGIRKHSGTLLVHKATHHFDLLNWWIDSDPIEVHAFGALEHYGHNNPFRHTHCRPCPHKDKCRFFWDITKNNHLMNLYVANEKYDGYLRDACLWRPEIDIFDKMAVQIKYANGVQVSYSLTTYSPFEGWQIAFNGFEGRLDSWDGIPWEKGLQMPSQDQLHAMEMKQDLEEDPTRFNSIMVSQNFGGVEQVKVPKVYGGHGGGDARLRERLFAAPNAPDPLGHAAGSRDGAMSILVGIAARKSIDTGKPVKIKDLTDLVPQVKRIQAV
- a CDS encoding methylated-DNA--[protein]-cysteine S-methyltransferase — its product is MDKDRKSPFIRKRKYLSYFPLFVNRFSAGAKQRLITGIMALYYSIFETAFGWFGILGTEKVLARTCLPLPNPQDVSATLLNGQTARRKSDYKKELQKRIQEYFEGKPTDFAGVPISYEGFSEFFKKVFEELKNVRYGQLTTYGKLALQAGFPKASRAVGRALAANPLPLIVPCHRVIRADGTVGGFSAEGGVAMKEKMLRLEQSVSKTGQNLSYI